From a single Alloactinosynnema sp. L-07 genomic region:
- a CDS encoding Lrp/AsnC family transcriptional regulator, with the protein MSDDHGEELDVLDARLLLLLTDEPRLGVLECSRRLGVARGTVQARMDRLERRGILGGFPPELDLAAMGYGLTAFAVLEIAQGKRTEVADRLSAIPEVCEVHATTGQGDLLVRMVARDNADLQRVIDGVVNVEWVGRTSTSIALSTPVPTRVRPLLERIVG; encoded by the coding sequence GTGTCTGATGATCACGGAGAGGAACTGGACGTACTCGATGCGCGACTGCTCCTGCTGCTCACCGACGAGCCCCGGCTGGGCGTGCTCGAATGCTCACGCAGACTCGGCGTGGCGCGCGGCACCGTGCAGGCGCGGATGGACCGGCTGGAGCGGCGCGGGATCCTCGGCGGGTTCCCGCCCGAACTCGACCTGGCCGCGATGGGCTACGGGCTCACCGCGTTCGCGGTCCTGGAGATCGCCCAGGGCAAGCGCACGGAGGTCGCCGACCGGCTCAGCGCCATCCCCGAGGTGTGCGAGGTCCACGCCACCACCGGGCAGGGCGACCTGCTCGTGCGGATGGTGGCGCGCGACAACGCCGACCTGCAGCGGGTGATCGACGGGGTGGTCAACGTCGAGTGGGTGGGCCGGACCTCGACCTCGATCGCGCTGTCGACGCCGGTGCCGACCAGGGTGCGGCCGCTGCTGGAGCGGATCGTCGGCTGA